From Haliotis asinina isolate JCU_RB_2024 chromosome 8, JCU_Hal_asi_v2, whole genome shotgun sequence, a single genomic window includes:
- the LOC137295127 gene encoding protein phosphatase 1B-like, whose product MGAFLDKPKTDKQNKGGMGNGLRYGLCSMQGWRVEMEDAHTAVIGLPYGLKDWSFFAVFDGHAGAKVSAFCAEQLLEHIIANEDFRGKLDVTDGTEVQPSLEDVKKGIKTGFLKLDEMMRTMPEMVSGEDKSGSTAVCCIVSPQHIFFANCGDSRAVLCRNGKCSFATRDHKPVNPEEKERIQNAGGSVMIQRVNGSLAVSRALGDFEYKNVEGKGPCEQLVSPEPEIFIEDRSPEDQFLVLACDGIWDVMTNEELCAFVESRMKITDSLEQISNSVVDTCLYKGSRDNMSIVVVSFEGAPKVSDVAVKKEQELDAKIETKIRELLLKESPENQDLPYIMHMLSTELDDSFPPGGGLAAKKGFIESTYYKLRPNDEQDDEGP is encoded by the exons ATGGGGGCATTCTTAGATAAACCAAAGACTGACAAACAGAACAAAGGTGGTATGGGAAATGGTCTTCGATATGGATTGTGCAGCATGCAAGGATGGCGAGTGGAGATGGAAGATGCTCACACTGCTGTTATCGGTCTACCCTATGGGTTAAAAGATTGGTCTTTCTTTGCTGTATTTGACGGGCATGCAGGTGCCAAAGTTTCAGCCTTCTGTGCTGAGCAACTCCTGGAACATATCATAGCTAATGAAGACTTTAGAGGCAAACTTGATGTAACCGATGGAACTGAGGTTCAACCATCTCTGGAGGATGTTAAGAAGGGTATCAAGACAGGCTTTCTGAAGTTGGATGAAATGATGAGAACAATGCCTGAGATGGTCAGTGGGGAGGACAAGAGTGGATCCACAGCTGTGTGCTGTATTGTCTCCCCCCAGCATATCTTCTTTGCTAACTGTGGAGATTCAAGGGCAGTGTTATGCCGTAATGGCAAGTGCTCATTTGCAACTCGAGACCACAAACCTGTCAACCCGGAGGAAAAGGAGCGAATACAGAATGCAGGTGGTAGTGTAATGATTCAGAGGGTCAATGGCTCTTTGGCAGTTTCCAGGGCTTTGGGGGACTTTGAATATAAAAATGTTGAAGGAAAGGGTCCTTGTGAACAGTTAGTATCTCCAGAGCCAGAAATATTCATTGAGGACAGAAGCCCAGAAGATCAGTTTCTTGTTCTTGCCTGTGATGGCATATGGGATGTTATGACCAACGAAGAACTTTGTGCTTTTGTTGAAAGTAGAATGAAGATAACAGACAGTCTGGAACAAATTAGCAATTCAGTTGTTGATACATGTCTATATAAG gGAAGCCGAGACAATATGAGCATTGTTGTAGTGTCCTTTGAAGGTGCACCCAAGGTGTCTGATGTTGCTGTGAAAAAGGAACAAGAACTGGATGCAAAAATAGAAACTAAAATAAGAG AGTTACTTTTAAAAGAATCCCCTGAAAATCAAGACCTCCCATACATCATGCACATGCTTTCGACCGAGTTAGATGACAGCTTTCCCCCTGGGGGTGGTTTGGCAGCAAA GAAAGGATTCATTGAGAGTACTTACTACAAATTGAGACCGAATGATGAACAGGAT GACGAAGGTCCTTAG